In the genome of Tsukamurella paurometabola DSM 20162, the window GGATGCCTTCGGTGACGTCTTCATCGTGATCGACGGTTTCGATGCGACGGTGACCGACGGCGGTGTCTTCGAGGACAAGGTTCCGACGCTCGAGGCGCTGGCGTCCGGTGCCCTCAACTACGGCGTGCACTTCGTGATCACCACGGCGCGGAACACCGTGTTGCGCGGCCTGTCCAGCCACATGCACACGATCGTCGAGGGCCGCATCTCGACGGCGAGCTACGACATGTCGGTGGTGAACTCGCAGCGCAACCGAGCGGTTCCCGACCGCGCCGGCCACGCGATCACGACCGATCGCGAGCTGATGGCGCTGGTGGCTCTTCCTCGGGCCGACGGTGATTCGTCACCGGACACGCTCAGCGACGGCATCGCCGAGGTGGTCGACAGGATCCGCCGTGGCAATGCGACCGGCGCGACCGCTCCGCAGCTGCTGGCGCTGCCCGAGGTGGTGCTGCAGCGGGATCTGTTCGCGCACATACCCGTGGCGACGACCGCGCGGGAACGGGTGCGCCTGCCGTTCGGTGTCCGCGAGTCGGACGGCGGTATCGCCTTCGCCGATTTCGGGCGCGAGGCGCACATGTTCGCGGTGGGCGAGGGCGGTTCCGGTCGATCGGCGCTCGTGCACACCCTCATCGAGGCGATCAGCGAGCGCTACCCGACGATCGACGACGGAGCCATTGCTCTGCTCGACCCCAAGCGCGTGCACCGCGGTGCGTTCGCGCCGAATCCCAAGAACATCGGCGTTCACGGATCCGACCTCATGGACTTTCTGCAGAAATGGCAGGACAAACTCGTCGAATGGATGGGGGAGGGGGAGACCGACCCCGCCAAGGTGACCTATCGGCGAGTGCCGGACGGCATCGATAGTGCGGCACTGGCCCGGCGTGATTGGTGGTCCGGTCCGGAGGTATTCCTCATCATCGACGACTACGACACGATCGTCGCGCGCGGTGATAGAACGAATCCGATCACGCAAACAGTGAAGTTGATGAACGATGGTGTGATTCGCGGTTTCCATGTGATCCTCATTCTCAACGATGCGGAATACCTGTACAAGATGAGTTCCGATCCGCTGGTGCAGTATCTGGACACCAACAGCGCGATGGCGTTGGTGACCTCCGCGGACAAGTTCACCGTCACCATCGGCGGCGAGCGAGGACAGCGGTTCGGAGTGCCTGGACGTGCACGTTTCCACCCCGGCAGGGGGGCGCAGTCCGATCTGGTGCAGATCGCATGGAACGGCATCCGGCGGGGCGAGGCGGACGAGGGAGACGACCTGTGGGGCTGACCGACTTTCACCGATGGGATTCCCCTCGGGATTGACTGAAGTGCAGGATTCTGACATTGTTGCAACCTGAAAACGCAAGCGTGAGGGGTAGGGCATGGTGGGTTTGAACGTGGCGCCTATTCAGCTTTTGTCTGGCACTAACGAAGTGATCGCGAATGTCGCGACCACCTCGGGTCTCGTGGGTGGCGCGGCCGGAACTCTGGGAGCCGTGATTCCAGCCGGAATCGATGATGTCTCGCTCATGGTCGCGGCCGGATCGGCGGCGCACGCGGCGAACTATCTCGCGGTCACCGTCGTCGACCACGCCGCCGTGGCGCAGTACGCCGTCAGCCTGTCTGCGGTGGCGGCCACGTACGTGGCCGCGGACAACGCGGTCCAGTTCTAACGCGGGGGCACCGGTGACGTTTCCAGCGC includes:
- a CDS encoding PE family protein, with product MVGLNVAPIQLLSGTNEVIANVATTSGLVGGAAGTLGAVIPAGIDDVSLMVAAGSAAHAANYLAVTVVDHAAVAQYAVSLSAVAATYVAADNAVQF